One Sediminibacillus dalangtanensis genomic region harbors:
- a CDS encoding IscS subfamily cysteine desulfurase, with the protein MIYMDHAATTPPREEALQMYVEVSKNFFGNSSSLHDMGTQANQLLENCRNQLGNLLHAEKDGIYFTSGGSESNVLALQSLIEANNHKGNHLITTRIEHSSILHFFARMETFGYEVTYLPVDSNGLIDLEELKEAIREETILASIQHGNGEIGTIQPIKAIGSLLHAQGVLFHSDCVQTFCKQPLALADLPIDSISVSSHKVYGPKGVGAVYINPSVPFRALLPDTTHEKGFRPGTVNVPGIAAFVTAAELLHEEMTANQERYKQLRSAFIELLSDKSSNVVIEGGAREHLPHILGVRFPGIQGQYVMLECNRNGLAISTGSACSSGQQDPSKTIKAIGRTDEQALEFIRFSFGRETTKAEITEAARILNTLLAKFFITQ; encoded by the coding sequence ATGATCTACATGGACCACGCCGCCACCACCCCGCCACGTGAAGAAGCATTGCAAATGTATGTAGAAGTATCAAAAAATTTTTTTGGCAATTCAAGCAGTTTACATGATATGGGCACACAAGCAAACCAGTTGTTAGAAAATTGCCGAAACCAACTGGGAAACCTTCTACACGCTGAGAAGGATGGCATCTATTTTACAAGTGGAGGAAGTGAATCGAATGTACTCGCTCTCCAATCCCTGATAGAAGCAAACAACCATAAAGGAAATCACTTAATTACTACGCGTATCGAACATTCCTCCATTCTCCATTTTTTTGCCCGGATGGAAACGTTCGGCTATGAGGTGACCTATTTGCCAGTAGATTCTAATGGATTGATCGACCTGGAAGAACTGAAGGAGGCAATCCGCGAAGAAACCATCCTAGCATCCATCCAGCATGGAAATGGGGAAATAGGCACCATACAACCAATAAAAGCAATCGGCAGCCTGCTCCATGCTCAAGGCGTATTGTTCCATAGCGATTGTGTCCAGACTTTTTGTAAACAGCCTTTAGCTCTCGCAGATCTTCCAATCGATAGTATCTCCGTCTCGAGTCATAAGGTGTACGGACCCAAGGGAGTTGGCGCCGTTTATATCAATCCGTCTGTACCTTTTAGAGCTTTACTGCCAGACACCACGCATGAGAAGGGGTTTCGCCCGGGAACTGTTAATGTACCTGGTATTGCGGCATTTGTTACGGCAGCAGAACTTCTACATGAAGAAATGACAGCCAATCAAGAGCGGTATAAACAGCTTCGCTCTGCGTTTATCGAGTTACTTTCGGATAAGTCCAGCAATGTAGTAATAGAAGGTGGTGCTAGGGAACATCTTCCTCATATTCTCGGAGTCCGCTTTCCAGGAATCCAGGGACAATACGTCATGCTGGAATGCAATCGGAACGGTCTGGCTATCTCCACTGGCTCTGCCTGCAGCAGTGGACAGCAGGACCCCTCAAAAACAATCAAAGCTATCGGAAGAACCGATGAACAGGCACTGGAGTTTATCCGTTTTTCATTTGGCCGGGAAACAACAAAAGCAGAAATTACCGAGGCAGCAAGAATACTTAATACTTTACTGGCTAAATTCTTTATAACACAATAA
- the nadB gene encoding L-aspartate oxidase — protein sequence MPCTDVIIIGGGLSALVAAKKLSKHKNVIIFTKSTKTSSNSYMAQGGVAAAIGKGDDWSSHFEDTMAAGCHYNQSDQVRTLVQQGPAHIKQLMKEGLEFDRETGGRIALGKEGAHSQRRILHAGGDATGKAMTTFLLDQIQDNVAIIEKEMAVDLITERGRCRGIKSINKNGSVHYHFAEHTIIATGGVGSLYKYTSNHASVIGDGIAMAYRAGVELVDLEFIQFHPTMLYRDGEVLGLISEAVRGEGAFLVDERGRKIMDGVHPMGDLAPRDVVAREIFNQIQQGIDVFLDISPVSNFSKRFPTIHRLCQKHHLDRSRLLPVIPGSHFLMGGIKTGRGGETSLPGLYAVGEAAWTGVHGANRIASNSLLEGIVFGDLTAENILSKAPSLFVNHPAAFTNNQAFKGTLPQKDAIRSMMTEYAGVVRDQRGLTKLKKWLEESFDPHGPITIDKRETAEKVNMLTVAWLITTSALARRESRGGHYRTDFPVSSTEWENKRIIRRLQKQAAVI from the coding sequence ATGCCTTGCACGGATGTAATAATCATCGGCGGCGGCTTGTCTGCATTAGTGGCTGCCAAGAAGTTAAGTAAGCATAAAAATGTGATTATTTTCACAAAATCCACAAAAACTTCAAGTAACTCATACATGGCCCAAGGCGGAGTAGCGGCAGCAATTGGCAAGGGGGATGACTGGTCTAGTCACTTCGAGGATACAATGGCTGCAGGTTGTCATTATAATCAAAGCGACCAAGTTCGAACGCTCGTACAACAAGGCCCGGCTCATATTAAGCAGCTGATGAAAGAAGGATTGGAATTTGATCGGGAGACAGGTGGCCGGATCGCTTTAGGGAAAGAGGGGGCCCATTCCCAGCGTCGTATCCTTCATGCTGGCGGCGATGCTACTGGAAAAGCGATGACCACGTTTTTACTCGATCAAATTCAAGACAATGTCGCGATTATTGAAAAGGAGATGGCTGTTGACTTGATTACGGAGCGAGGACGGTGCCGAGGAATAAAGTCAATCAATAAAAATGGCTCGGTTCATTACCATTTTGCAGAACATACCATCATCGCAACTGGAGGGGTCGGCAGCCTCTACAAATATACATCCAACCATGCCTCTGTGATAGGTGATGGAATCGCGATGGCTTACCGCGCTGGTGTTGAACTGGTCGATCTGGAATTTATTCAGTTCCATCCAACCATGCTCTATCGAGATGGAGAAGTGCTCGGCCTTATTTCCGAAGCTGTAAGAGGTGAAGGAGCCTTTTTGGTAGATGAACGCGGTAGAAAGATTATGGACGGTGTCCATCCAATGGGAGATTTAGCGCCGCGCGATGTGGTTGCCAGGGAGATTTTCAACCAAATACAACAAGGAATCGATGTTTTTCTGGATATTTCGCCAGTGAGTAATTTTTCAAAGCGGTTTCCTACGATTCACCGGCTTTGTCAGAAGCACCACTTGGATAGGTCCCGCTTACTCCCTGTCATTCCCGGTTCCCATTTTTTAATGGGCGGGATCAAAACAGGAAGAGGAGGGGAAACATCGCTGCCAGGATTGTATGCTGTCGGAGAAGCAGCCTGGACCGGTGTTCATGGAGCAAACCGCATTGCCAGCAATTCGTTATTGGAAGGAATTGTATTTGGGGATTTAACAGCAGAAAACATCTTGTCGAAAGCGCCGTCATTATTCGTAAACCATCCTGCTGCCTTTACAAATAATCAAGCATTCAAAGGGACACTTCCTCAGAAAGATGCTATTCGCTCGATGATGACGGAGTACGCAGGAGTAGTGCGGGACCAGCGAGGGCTTACAAAATTGAAAAAGTGGCTGGAAGAATCCTTCGATCCTCATGGGCCGATTACGATCGATAAGAGGGAGACAGCAGAGAAAGTGAATATGCTGACTGTAGCCTGGCTGATTACAACTTCTGCCTTAGCCAGAAGAGAAAGCCGGGGAGGTCATTACCGAACCGATTTTCCCGTTTCCAGCACAGAATGGGAAAACAAGAGGATAATCCGCCGATTGCAAAAGCAAGCAGCGGTGATATAG
- the nadC gene encoding carboxylating nicotinate-nucleotide diphosphorylase encodes MNTIKLKELLRRFYLEDIGDQDLTSTAIFPNHQTGTGSFIAKQQGVLAGLSIIAEAYRLFDPSIRVQLLKRDGQSVRPGEKIAEVEGPVRHLLTGERVILNLLQRMSGIATKTRQSVDALGSRHTKICDTRKTTPGLRMLEKYAVSCGGGKNHRFGLYDGIMIKDNHIAFCGSITKAVQAARSHTGHMVKVEVETENKEQVIEAVEAGADVIMFDNRSPQEVAAFVQYVPKGIITEASGGITEDRLAAYRDTGVDYISLGYLTHSFHALDISMLVENQSIGGSIDENDGCTSAHQKASVARNI; translated from the coding sequence GTGAACACTATCAAATTAAAAGAATTGCTCCGGCGATTTTATTTGGAGGATATCGGCGATCAGGACTTGACGAGTACAGCCATTTTTCCCAACCATCAAACAGGTACGGGATCATTTATTGCAAAGCAACAGGGAGTACTGGCAGGCCTATCGATCATTGCAGAAGCATACCGGTTGTTTGATCCATCAATCCGTGTCCAATTGCTGAAACGAGATGGCCAATCTGTTCGGCCCGGAGAGAAAATCGCAGAGGTGGAAGGACCTGTTCGCCATCTTCTCACTGGAGAAAGAGTCATTTTGAATTTACTGCAGCGAATGAGCGGTATTGCGACGAAAACGAGGCAAAGTGTCGATGCATTAGGCAGCAGGCATACAAAAATTTGTGATACTAGGAAAACGACTCCAGGCTTACGGATGCTGGAGAAGTATGCTGTAAGCTGTGGAGGAGGAAAAAATCACCGGTTTGGTTTATACGATGGAATCATGATCAAAGATAACCACATTGCATTTTGTGGATCGATTACCAAGGCGGTGCAGGCGGCTAGAAGCCATACAGGACACATGGTGAAAGTGGAAGTAGAGACAGAAAACAAAGAACAGGTGATAGAAGCTGTTGAGGCGGGAGCAGATGTGATTATGTTTGATAATCGCTCACCTCAGGAAGTGGCAGCGTTTGTTCAATACGTGCCAAAAGGAATCATTACCGAGGCCTCTGGTGGAATTACGGAAGATCGGCTCGCTGCATACCGGGACACAGGAGTTGATTACATTTCGCTCGGTTATTTAACCCATTCATTCCATGCTTTGGATATCAGTATGCTAGTAGAAAATCAATCGATAGGGGGAAGCATCGATGAAAATGATGGATGTACTTCAGCACACCAAAAAGCAAGTGTTGCCCGAAATATATAA
- the nadA gene encoding quinolinate synthase NadA — MDVLQHTKKQVLPEIYKDLSEMEMIERVNTIKAKFGDRLFIPGHHYQKDEVMQFADAAGDSLQLAQLSAANAAEYIVFCGVHFMAETADILTEDYQQVILPDMRAGCSMADMADIHQTERGWKILQDTFGDSIIPLTYVNSTAAIKAFVGENGGATVTSSNAKHMLEWAFTQKERILFLPDQHLGRNTAYDLGIPLENMAVWNPILDRLEYDGDAENIQVILWKGHCSVHENFRVSNVEYIRETRPDMKVIVHPECSREVVERSDYAGSTKYIIDTISGAPAGSKWAIGTEMNLVKRLMQQHPDKDIISLNPHMCPCLTMNRIDLPHLLWVLESLDDGTVENQIKVEAPIADGAKLALDRMLARA; from the coding sequence ATGGATGTACTTCAGCACACCAAAAAGCAAGTGTTGCCCGAAATATATAAAGACTTGTCAGAGATGGAAATGATCGAAAGGGTAAATACAATAAAAGCAAAGTTTGGTGACCGGTTATTTATCCCCGGTCATCATTATCAAAAGGACGAGGTAATGCAATTTGCAGATGCAGCAGGCGATTCTTTACAGCTTGCTCAGTTGTCTGCTGCAAACGCAGCCGAATACATCGTTTTTTGCGGTGTGCACTTCATGGCGGAGACAGCAGATATTCTCACAGAGGATTATCAGCAAGTAATTCTCCCCGATATGCGGGCAGGTTGTTCGATGGCCGATATGGCTGATATCCATCAAACCGAAAGAGGCTGGAAGATACTGCAAGATACATTCGGTGATAGCATCATTCCCTTGACCTACGTTAACTCAACCGCAGCAATAAAAGCGTTTGTCGGCGAAAATGGAGGGGCAACCGTTACCTCCTCCAATGCCAAACACATGCTCGAGTGGGCTTTTACGCAAAAGGAACGGATCCTGTTTTTGCCTGATCAGCATTTGGGGAGGAATACAGCATACGATCTTGGTATTCCATTGGAAAACATGGCTGTGTGGAATCCGATCCTAGATCGGTTAGAATATGACGGGGACGCCGAAAATATACAAGTGATTTTGTGGAAAGGGCATTGTTCCGTCCATGAAAATTTTCGGGTTTCAAACGTGGAGTATATACGAGAAACACGGCCCGATATGAAGGTGATCGTCCATCCTGAATGCAGTCGCGAGGTCGTCGAGCGTTCTGATTATGCAGGTTCCACTAAATATATCATTGATACCATTTCCGGAGCCCCGGCAGGTAGTAAATGGGCAATCGGAACGGAAATGAACCTTGTCAAACGATTGATGCAACAGCATCCTGATAAAGATATTATTTCCTTGAATCCACACATGTGTCCGTGTTTGACAATGAATCGAATCGATCTTCCCCACCTCTTGTGGGTGCTTGAATCCTTGGATGACGGAACGGTCGAAAATCAAATAAAAGTGGAAGCCCCGATTGCAGATGGGGCAAAGCTTGCCCTAGACCGAATGCTGGCTAGAGCATGA
- the pth gene encoding aminoacyl-tRNA hydrolase, with amino-acid sequence MKCIVGLGNPGKKFEQTRHNIGFMIIDEIARRHQIKLKKKKFNGLYALESINGEKVVLLKPQTYMNLSGESIRPLADYYEMDLSEIVVIYDELDLPQGKIRLREKGGHGGHNGIRSIIDHLGTKEFKRIRVGIGRPSTPMPVPDYVLGTFSKQEQQTMDEVVEKAADACETWLEKPFLEVMNEFNR; translated from the coding sequence ATGAAATGTATAGTAGGACTGGGGAACCCAGGAAAAAAATTCGAGCAAACACGCCACAATATAGGATTTATGATTATTGATGAAATTGCCAGAAGGCATCAAATTAAGTTGAAGAAGAAAAAGTTCAATGGCCTTTATGCACTGGAATCGATTAATGGTGAGAAGGTCGTGCTGCTCAAGCCGCAGACTTATATGAATTTATCCGGCGAGTCGATCAGGCCGCTTGCTGATTACTATGAAATGGATTTAAGCGAAATCGTTGTTATTTACGATGAACTGGACTTGCCCCAGGGAAAAATCCGTTTGCGTGAAAAAGGCGGCCATGGAGGGCATAACGGCATCCGTTCGATTATCGATCACTTAGGGACGAAGGAATTCAAGCGAATCCGCGTAGGGATCGGGCGTCCTTCCACCCCGATGCCGGTTCCGGACTACGTGCTTGGAACCTTCAGCAAACAGGAGCAGCAAACCATGGATGAAGTTGTGGAAAAAGCAGCTGATGCTTGTGAAACTTGGCTGGAGAAGCCTTTCTTGGAAGTAATGAATGAATTTAACCGCTAA
- a CDS encoding anti-sigma-F factor Fin family protein, giving the protein MSLVYQCKHCGNEVGKLNQQVLDEQQLGFHTLSQDEKREMIHYQANGDVHIQTICENCQSSLEQHPHYHELDYFLQ; this is encoded by the coding sequence ATGTCGCTTGTTTACCAGTGCAAGCATTGCGGAAATGAAGTTGGCAAGCTGAATCAGCAAGTGCTTGATGAGCAGCAATTAGGTTTTCATACGCTTAGCCAGGATGAGAAAAGGGAAATGATTCATTATCAGGCTAATGGAGATGTCCATATCCAAACGATATGTGAAAATTGCCAGTCATCCTTGGAGCAGCATCCTCATTACCATGAATTGGATTATTTTTTGCAGTAA
- the mfd gene encoding transcription-repair coupling factor translates to MQGLKQYLKTQDDIHSVLSGVEAGLKEQLVSGLTGSARGMLASLINESAKKPILLVTHQLMQAQQLYEDLLEMSDRESVHLYPVNELIASEIAIASPELKSQRIEALNQWMNRDSGILIAPVAALKRILPPASYWKDYQLHFQLETEIDIEIYLSSLVEMGYERVDMVSTPGEFSLRGGIIDIYPITEANPIRVELFDEEVDSIRFFDAETQRSLEKAEQVVVGPATEMLLRPEDIATGADKLEEELAISLKKLKKAEDKEKLAEAVNHDLDRLRQQERFQEMYKYIGYFYQEPGSLLDYLPENGLIILDEMSRIQETANRLDEEEAEWHQSLLEHHQMVHNLSISFDWHDTWAKMKQPRLYMSVFLRHIPNTNPQNLVNVSCRAMQQFHGQMNLLKNEFTRWQNNDFSIIIFAPNEQRAEKIEAVLFDYDMEAVRVSGDIQLPQSKPLIMVDNISSGFELPMHKVAILTESELFKKRTSRPKRKQKISNAERIKNYQELKVGDYVVHANHGIGRYLGIETLEVNGLHKDFMLLKYMGDDKLFVPIDQIDLVQKYVGSEGKEPKLYKLGGSEWKKVKSKVQSSVEDIADDLIKLYAEREATKGYAFSEDSLMQREFEDAFPYQETEDQLRCIEEIKKDMERPRPMDRLLCGDVGYGKTEVAIRAAFKAIADGKQVAILVPTTILAQQHYETIRERFQGHAVNIGLLSRFRTRKQQKETLDGLRKGLVDIVIGTHRLLSKDVEYKSIGLLIVDEEQRFGVKHKEKIKRLKTNVDVLTLTATPIPRTLHMSMLGVRDLSVIETPPENRFPIQTYVMEYNPVFIREAIEREMSRGGQVFFLYNRVDNIERMAEEISTLVDDARVAFAHGQMNEAELENVMFSFLEGESDVLVSTTIIETGVDIPNVNTLIVYDADKMGLSQLYQLRGRVGRSNRVAYSYFTYQQDKVLTEVAEKRLQAIKEFTELGSGFKIAMRDLSIRGAGNLLGAQQHGFIDSVGFDMYSQMLKEAVDARKAGKTVEEAKPFEVELDLDLDAYIPDSYIDDEKQKIDMYKRFQAIDSQEAIFDLREELLDRFGDYPEEVSNLFHVASIKSSAKQQRVQSVSEKKGKIELLVEEDTSQQIDGAKLFEFANNYGRMVQLGTENRNLKIVVRPDRETQHRRYDIVQELITGLKNTKRE, encoded by the coding sequence ATGCAAGGATTAAAACAATATTTAAAGACACAAGACGATATACATTCGGTCTTGTCCGGTGTCGAGGCGGGGCTAAAGGAGCAGCTGGTTTCCGGCTTGACGGGATCGGCAAGAGGTATGCTGGCCTCATTGATCAATGAATCTGCCAAAAAGCCGATTCTACTAGTGACGCACCAATTGATGCAGGCTCAACAGCTTTATGAGGATCTGCTGGAAATGTCGGACAGGGAGTCTGTCCATCTTTATCCGGTCAATGAATTGATCGCTTCGGAGATTGCTATCGCCAGTCCCGAACTGAAAAGTCAGCGAATCGAAGCATTGAATCAGTGGATGAACAGGGATTCTGGTATTTTAATTGCACCGGTAGCCGCCTTAAAAAGGATTTTGCCTCCGGCATCATACTGGAAAGACTACCAGTTGCATTTTCAGCTAGAAACAGAAATTGATATCGAGATCTATTTGTCTTCCCTGGTCGAAATGGGATATGAACGTGTCGATATGGTCTCCACTCCAGGAGAGTTCAGTTTGCGTGGTGGAATTATCGATATCTATCCAATTACTGAGGCAAACCCCATTCGTGTGGAATTATTCGATGAGGAAGTCGATTCCATCCGCTTTTTTGACGCGGAGACCCAACGTTCGTTGGAAAAAGCAGAACAAGTGGTGGTAGGACCTGCCACAGAGATGCTGTTGCGGCCGGAAGATATTGCTACAGGGGCAGACAAGCTCGAAGAGGAACTGGCCATATCGTTGAAAAAGTTAAAAAAAGCAGAGGATAAGGAAAAATTAGCGGAAGCGGTTAATCATGATTTGGACCGGTTAAGGCAGCAGGAACGTTTTCAGGAAATGTATAAATATATTGGTTATTTTTATCAGGAGCCTGGTAGTTTATTAGATTATCTCCCTGAGAATGGATTGATTATTTTGGATGAAATGAGCAGGATCCAAGAGACGGCCAACCGGCTGGATGAAGAGGAAGCGGAATGGCATCAGAGCTTGTTGGAACACCATCAAATGGTGCATAACCTGTCCATTTCCTTTGATTGGCACGACACGTGGGCGAAAATGAAACAACCTCGCCTCTATATGTCTGTATTTCTGCGCCATATTCCTAATACCAACCCGCAAAATTTGGTGAACGTATCCTGTCGTGCCATGCAGCAGTTCCACGGTCAAATGAACTTATTGAAAAATGAATTTACCCGCTGGCAAAATAATGACTTTTCCATTATCATCTTTGCTCCGAATGAACAGCGCGCAGAAAAAATCGAAGCGGTTCTTTTCGATTATGATATGGAGGCTGTCCGAGTTTCAGGAGATATCCAGCTGCCGCAATCCAAGCCGCTGATCATGGTTGATAATATCAGCAGCGGATTTGAACTGCCGATGCATAAAGTAGCTATTTTGACAGAGAGTGAATTATTCAAGAAGCGAACCAGCAGACCGAAAAGAAAGCAGAAGATATCAAATGCCGAGCGTATCAAAAACTACCAGGAGCTGAAAGTGGGAGATTACGTTGTGCATGCCAATCATGGGATCGGCCGGTACCTCGGTATTGAAACACTTGAAGTAAACGGGCTTCACAAAGACTTTATGCTGCTTAAGTATATGGGAGATGACAAGCTTTTCGTCCCAATTGATCAAATCGACCTGGTTCAAAAATATGTTGGTTCGGAAGGCAAAGAACCGAAGCTGTACAAACTTGGTGGAAGTGAATGGAAAAAAGTAAAAAGCAAAGTCCAGTCCTCCGTTGAAGATATCGCTGACGATTTAATAAAGCTGTATGCCGAAAGAGAGGCAACCAAGGGCTATGCTTTTTCCGAAGATTCCTTAATGCAACGGGAATTTGAAGATGCATTTCCATATCAGGAAACAGAGGACCAACTCCGTTGTATTGAAGAAATCAAAAAAGACATGGAAAGACCGCGACCGATGGATCGTTTGCTTTGCGGAGATGTGGGTTATGGGAAAACCGAAGTTGCCATAAGAGCGGCTTTCAAAGCAATTGCCGATGGAAAACAGGTGGCCATCCTGGTACCGACGACCATTCTCGCACAGCAGCATTATGAAACAATCAGGGAGCGTTTTCAAGGACATGCTGTTAACATCGGACTGTTGAGCAGATTCAGAACGAGGAAACAGCAGAAGGAAACGTTAGATGGATTGAGAAAAGGGTTAGTCGATATTGTGATCGGTACCCACCGATTGCTTTCAAAAGATGTGGAATATAAAAGTATCGGTTTGCTGATTGTGGACGAAGAGCAGCGATTCGGCGTAAAGCATAAGGAAAAGATCAAACGGTTGAAAACCAACGTCGATGTCCTGACGCTTACGGCAACGCCTATTCCGCGCACGCTTCATATGTCGATGCTTGGAGTGCGGGATTTATCAGTAATCGAAACGCCGCCAGAGAACCGTTTTCCAATACAGACCTACGTAATGGAGTATAACCCTGTCTTTATCAGAGAAGCGATTGAAAGGGAAATGTCCCGCGGTGGACAAGTGTTCTTTTTATACAACCGCGTCGATAATATTGAACGAATGGCGGAAGAGATCTCAACCCTGGTGGATGATGCCCGGGTTGCATTTGCGCATGGCCAAATGAATGAAGCAGAATTGGAAAATGTCATGTTCTCCTTCCTGGAAGGAGAGTCGGATGTCCTCGTCAGCACGACAATTATCGAGACAGGCGTGGATATTCCCAATGTAAATACACTGATTGTATATGATGCGGACAAAATGGGGCTTAGTCAGCTTTATCAGCTGCGCGGCAGAGTAGGAAGGTCCAATCGGGTTGCCTATTCTTACTTTACTTACCAGCAGGATAAGGTGCTGACAGAAGTGGCCGAAAAAAGGCTGCAGGCGATCAAAGAATTTACAGAACTAGGTTCCGGATTCAAGATTGCCATGCGCGATTTATCGATTCGCGGAGCAGGAAATCTGCTTGGCGCTCAGCAGCATGGTTTCATCGATTCAGTCGGGTTCGACATGTATTCCCAAATGCTGAAAGAAGCAGTCGATGCCAGAAAAGCAGGGAAAACCGTGGAAGAAGCAAAGCCGTTCGAAGTGGAACTCGATTTGGACTTGGACGCTTATATTCCTGACAGCTATATTGATGATGAGAAACAAAAAATCGATATGTATAAACGATTCCAGGCCATTGATTCCCAGGAAGCTATTTTTGACTTGCGAGAAGAACTGTTGGATCGGTTTGGTGATTATCCCGAAGAAGTTTCCAATCTTTTTCACGTTGCATCGATAAAAAGTAGTGCCAAGCAGCAGCGCGTTCAATCAGTCAGTGAAAAGAAAGGCAAAATCGAATTGTTGGTAGAGGAAGATACCAGTCAGCAGATTGATGGAGCAAAGCTATTTGAATTTGCCAACAACTATGGCCGGATGGTTCAACTCGGTACCGAAAACCGTAACCTGAAGATAGTAGTACGACCAGATCGGGAAACCCAACACAGACGCTATGACATCGTCCAGGAACTAATCACCGGCCTGAAAAACACAAAAAGAGAATAG
- the spoVT gene encoding stage V sporulation protein T, with product MKATGIVRRIDDLGRVVIPKEIRRTLRIREGDPLEIFVDRDGEVILKKYSPISELGDFAKEYADALFDSLGSPVLICDRDEFIAVAGESKKEYLSKNIGSQMEKAMDERNLVTETDASVEFVEGREENIASYVLSPIIANGDPIGCVMVMSKTKGDLGPVEQKAIETAAGFLARQME from the coding sequence ATGAAAGCAACAGGAATTGTGCGTCGAATTGATGATTTAGGCAGAGTAGTGATTCCAAAAGAAATAAGAAGAACGTTAAGAATTCGAGAAGGGGATCCGTTAGAGATATTCGTTGACCGGGATGGAGAGGTTATTTTGAAAAAGTACTCCCCGATCAGTGAGTTAGGCGACTTCGCAAAAGAATATGCGGATGCACTGTTTGATTCTCTAGGATCTCCCGTACTTATATGTGATCGTGATGAATTCATAGCTGTTGCCGGTGAATCCAAAAAAGAGTATTTAAGTAAAAACATCGGTTCGCAAATGGAGAAAGCAATGGATGAGCGTAACCTGGTGACGGAAACAGATGCGTCTGTCGAATTCGTAGAGGGAAGAGAGGAAAACATTGCTTCCTATGTGCTAAGTCCGATTATCGCAAATGGCGATCCAATTGGATGTGTCATGGTCATGTCGAAAACAAAAGGTGATTTAGGCCCTGTAGAACAAAAGGCTATCGAAACTGCTGCCGGATTTCTGGCAAGGCAAATGGAATAG
- the glcT gene encoding glucose PTS transporter transcription antiterminator GlcT gives MEQLLIDKVLNNNVVIAEHEAYKEVVLIGKGIGFNRKPGDRISVDKADKTFLLKDEKEKEQYVNLLPYIDKALLDFMNDVMLFIEERMGKQLNEHIHVALTDHIAFAVNRAKKDMNFSNPFLFEIEALYPKEYQVAVEVVEKLKRQTNVDFPEGEIGFVALHIHSAVTDKSLRDINQYHQLITTMIELIEDNLDIKLQKQDVNYFRLIQHLHRAIDRVHKGEALGREKKLADMLKKEYPVCYNLAWKLVKVMQKQLHRSVDESEVLYLTIHLQRLTNKS, from the coding sequence ATGGAACAGCTATTGATCGATAAAGTCTTGAATAACAATGTGGTCATCGCAGAGCACGAAGCCTACAAAGAGGTTGTGTTGATCGGAAAAGGAATCGGTTTCAACCGAAAACCAGGGGATCGTATTTCGGTTGATAAGGCGGATAAAACTTTCCTATTGAAGGATGAAAAGGAAAAGGAACAATACGTTAATCTGCTCCCTTATATTGATAAAGCGTTACTTGATTTTATGAATGATGTCATGTTGTTTATCGAAGAGAGAATGGGGAAACAACTTAATGAGCACATTCACGTAGCGCTAACAGACCATATTGCTTTTGCAGTCAACCGGGCAAAAAAAGATATGAACTTTTCTAATCCATTTTTATTTGAAATCGAGGCCCTCTATCCAAAAGAGTATCAGGTAGCAGTGGAAGTAGTGGAGAAATTGAAGAGGCAGACAAACGTCGATTTTCCGGAAGGGGAAATAGGTTTTGTCGCTTTGCATATCCATAGTGCTGTGACGGATAAGTCATTACGGGATATTAATCAGTATCACCAGTTGATCACCACCATGATTGAATTGATTGAAGACAATTTGGATATCAAGCTTCAGAAGCAGGACGTCAATTACTTTCGTCTGATTCAACATCTTCACCGGGCTATTGACCGTGTCCATAAAGGAGAGGCGTTGGGAAGGGAAAAGAAGTTGGCGGATATGTTGAAAAAAGAATATCCCGTATGCTATAATCTTGCTTGGAAGTTAGTCAAGGTCATGCAAAAACAATTACATCGATCCGTGGATGAATCGGAAGTACTTTATTTAACGATTCATTTACAGCGCTTAACCAATAAATCCTAA